The nucleotide sequence tctaaagcaattaaattaaaatcctCCATTGTATGCATTATTCCATTTATACCTAGAATCTCTCTTTATTGTATCAGAGTCCATTTTCTTTTCATCTGTGTGGAATTCCTCTAATGCTTCAATCTGTTTGGGTGCAGGTTCCAAAGTCTTCATAACTATACACTGGCCATTTTCTTTCAAGATTGTGTAATTGATGTCATCTTTAGTGGGTTCTCCATATGGGAAAGTAATAGGAGTCACTTTAATCAAATGTTTTACTTTCCACAATCTCATATTGTTTTCCGGTATGTTTTTGACTATTGTTACTTTGCCCTgtaaagaaagaagaagaaaactcAAGTTAGTAcagtcaataaaaaataatttatagttaacACACATTATAAGTGTTATATTGGTGTACTACCTCTTCATGAATTTTCATGTCAGCTAAAATTTTTTTCTGCCACCATGGAAAGTTTTTTGTTGATTTGATCCTTTCTACTCTGAACAACTTTGAAGGTGTATATTCAGGATCTTTGTGATCTGGTTGtctgtaaattacaatatttagtATTATCGTACAGAAGTATAAGCAACCATACTTGAAACTTAATGAAAATGACAATATTATGAGAATTCTGAGTAACACACCCCAGTGCATATTCTtgtaataaactttttttatgtCTGAGTTTGTCGTAGTTAATGTATCCTCCCAATAACCGGCCCTATTCATGAATCAGCGATAGGGCCTAAgttttctattattatacaagctaaaaatattttttgtgattatcATCTTAATTATTATTGGGCGTATAGTTTACAGAGCCTTGTAGTAATTATAATAAGCAGGCAGTGAAAGAAAATAGGTAATGAGCTTCTAATTCCTACCTTGGATAGTACACTATGCCTCCTGGATAACGAATTCCACCTGGAGCTCTATAGCCCTTTGAACGGGTGAAAGTTGATAACGGATTTATAAATTTTAAGAGTTGTCTATTCATTATGaattgtaaatataattttatttgattattttctCAAAAATGGTATAACCTCTCAGGACACAACAAATTTGACATATTTGACACTGTTGACAGCTGCAATACACTATAGCAACGAGCACTCTCCCCAAGGTTGCGGCTCGTCTTTCACGTTTCACGATCACGAGCTGCATAGTCCGGGAGGAGAAAAGCAAAACAggtacgatccctttccgagttgatgtATGCTTTTCGACGCCTTCGTCCTTATTTCGGAACATACTTTCTTTTTAAGATTTGGCTGGTATGGACTAGACCCGAGCCGTGaaacatgaataaataaaaaaaacttaaaatgtcAGATATGTCAGTGTCAATGTCACATCCGCTTTTGTTGTGATGCGAGAGATTTTTGAAACGTGAACGTTGTATTCAAATgtacattttaattttgtttgtaattttatGTACATAACGAGTTTCAGACTGTCTGACTCAGCATTCGGTGTAAGTGATGTAATCCTTTCTGCTACATTCACTTGTAGCTTGACGGTACAATTTACCTTGTTTGCCACTTGTTGTATCAATCCATGAAGAAAGTGCGGTTTGAGTCTCCGGTTCGATGCTGTAGTCAAGCGATGGAAGATTCAGAATGTCAATCACCCCGACCTTTTATGGAAAGGCAGGAGGCAGTGCATCCAGACCTGTGTTACAATTACCCGAGAATATTGCCATACAGTCCAGATCCATTTCAGAGGTATGAGTGTAGCAATACTTCACCGTATCCCGTAGTACCGAAAACTAATGTGGAAAGTATCAACGAACATGGACCTCGATGGCCTTCTAATGACCTGGAGTTGAGTATGCTGGATAGTTCAGATCATGAACCCAGACATCCACCTAGTTATACAAAGCATCAATTTACAAAacataatgttttaaataaacctGGCAATTCACACAACACACTTGGTTCTAGTGAATCCCCAAAGGTACCATTTCAAGTGTTGTCTTCCATTGAAAATACCAAAGTGAATAAACCCGTAGAAAATCTGGCTCAAGATAATAATTTCTTTATAAAAAGAGataatatacaaaaaatattttctgagAATATAAATCCATTACAGACTCAGATGAATAGACTGAGTTTATCAAGTGAAAACAATCCTCTTAGCAAGAAAGCTGAACTTATGAGACTAGCTAGTACACAAGTTTCCCCAATGCTTGATAATCAGCAGAAGAATATTCATGAACCAATGAAACCAGAATCTACAATTCCCTATGAATGTAGATGTCATCACTGtgtaaaaattatacaaaatgcACAACACAATTTACCTGATCACCTGATTAACAGGAACCAAATTCAAGCTCATAACCACTGTCCTTGTTTAGCATCCACACATAATACTTACCATTGCAACTATCATATGCCAGTGAAACCACCAACCAATACTTGTCAATGTAAAGAGATGGAGTTATTCCATAAACATCAACCTCAAAATGCAGTTGATAAAAAAACTTGGTCCATAGAAAAgtatgaacaaaataaaaaccatGACTGCATGGAGGTGGAAAAGCAAAATAACGTTAAAGAAAAGAGAGAGCCCACTGTATCAGATCTCTTTAAGATTATCAAACTTCAGAATGAACAGTTACAGCTTCTTCAAGAGAAGGTTGACAAGTTCATATCAGCTAATAATAGTAAACCAGACAATGTGCGACAAAACTGCATGACAGAGCAGATAGCTCTTGAAACAGTTGAAAACCAACATAAGATATCAATAGGGGTAATGACCAGTTTCGAAATGGTTAGAACTTCTAGAGTGATCAACAAAGAAATTGTCACACAGACAACAGATAATGCTCAGATACAGTGTAATAGATCTCAGATCAGCATTAAAGAGGTGGTATCTACCACTCAACCGGTTCATTTAAACTTTCTGGATGGTATTATACCTTCTGAAAGAGCAGCTTTTAGCAATAGAGAAGATAATAATTCTCAGAGTATCAACTGTGGAGCACAGTACACAGAGAACTTGAATGATGACAAAACATTGAATGAACTCAGCTTATACAATGTCCAAGTGGACAATGCTACAACTCCACTCATTTCTCCTGAGCAGAGCTTGTATCTGGATGTGAGGGACTATAGCGAGTAAGtttaaatactaataattttgtaatgttGTTTGACTAAAATTGagaaaacttttaattttatatcatttttgttACAGCTCAGATTCCAGCAGTGATGACCATTCCAATGTTGGATGGACTTATTATAATAAAGTAATGGTAAGTTGaaattaaactgaaataatagattaatttataaaacttttCTTTTGTTTAAAGTTGTTATATTTTACAGACACGTGTGAATGGAGTGCTCCAAGACTCTGAGATGCCATCTTCAGCCAGTGCACTTCAGAGGAATACACAGCAACGTGTGCAGATGCAAATTGACAAAACCAATCTTAGTGTTACTAAAAGGTAATTGACAAGCCTACTGACTGAATCCTTTATTTTACAGATTTCAGCATATCAACTCAAAATGAAACATATCCTCAAGTGATTTGAACCTTAACTTCTAACTAACTGCGTGATTAAGACTGGAAAAATATCTTGCCCACACATGAGAACTTTATTGGTTACATATTTTCCCCTCTCCTCCCCATCAACTCTTGTTAGTCATATCACCAGTATACCGAGAAGATAATCTCAGATTATTTAAATGTTTACAGGGTGAAGTTTGGAGATGACCCTCTCGGCATTCATCAGCCACACGTGAGAGCAGCTAGCACCGACACCAGTCTGAAGATGAACCAGTTGGCTGCTAAGTACCTGAGCGGTGGGACCTTCACACCAGTGTTGCAGCCACCGCCGTCATTGAAGCCCTCTGCTATGCCCATTGACATGTCCTTTGCTACACGAAATTATATGGAGAGGCATCGACTTTTGCAtggtaattaattatgtatttatattttaaaaaatattttctacttttttagGCTATAAAAGTcgcataattttcttttttttttttgcacaaattgCTCGTTAACCTCTCTTGGGTGAGTTCACCAGCGGCGACGGTGTTCGAACCCGcatcctcggatctcgagtcggccagtccgacactTTTCACAGTTCTGCTATTGTCGcttaaattttttaatattcGATTTAATTATACAGCATTTTTAAGTGCTTGTTTCTTTACAATGTTTCATATTATTTCAGGTACTCCACACTCTTCACGATCGCCCCCAGCAGGTGAGATGCCAAGATTTCTAGACATTACTGCCTTGAAGCAGCAACCTAAGTTATTATAGTGACAGTAtacaattaatttatattttacatattgttagactattgtttttgtaaataaaagaaCATAATATTGAACAGACATTTATTTAAACCTCAGAGAAAATAACAGAGTAAAACCCTAATTTGTATAGGTATATATCTGTTTGGAACAGCTGACATCAATGAATAAATTACAATCGTAAATATCAACTCCAGTATGACTcatctactaatattattttgtatatattttatatattctTTATTATAATCtgagtttttatattttatacatataatttggttttttatttatcacaATTTATGGAAACAAGAATTGCAAATTTAGGTATGATGGTAGGCCCATTCAAATTGCCATCATTCATGTGtcatatatttttgttttttatgtttatttattattatagtacatactaaaatatttacgtGCATATTCTATGAGATTCTGGTATCGTGGTATTCCTATTTGTGTAGAAATACATATAATAGTTAATATATTATTCGTATATTTaccaataattaaaataaattattttcgttTCTCTGTAATGTTGAACTAATTGTAAATACTACTAGTCCCTCGTTTTTGTAATCTTTGCattataacaatattataaaataatttttgtttttaaaacacaAGTACAATTTAATGTTTGTTCACTACATAAAAAGACACCAGAAATACAGTAATTTTtccatcatattattattcttttaattttttctacACATTAAAATGTTGACCTAGGACTTATAAATATTCATCAGCAAATACACAAATATCCTATGTAGACTTAGTTCCTATCAGTTTGGTTCTTTTCCTCTTTGGTTAACTTACATTCCAGTTGTACACTCAACATCGAAACACGTCCTACTAATCTAACGATGAATAGTTGCATAATATTCCGAATAATAATAGGGTAATGATTAATAACATCATCATTAAAGTAATACTAAATGCTTCTTATGTACATTGAAGATAAGACTGTATTAATCCTTAAATAAGATTTCAATTCTCTTGCATCGCAaaatattacagttttatttattatatttatttatacaaatctAGAAAGATAACCAAATATTTGGATGGCACTTCTTTTCTGTTGTCGAGTAGACGTATTAATAAGATTATATTGTTCCTACtatataaaactattatacaTCACTTTCTGTCTTACATGTCGCATTTGCCTTGACTAGACTAGGTATAAAGgtatcttattattattttatttccgatGTTATTGAGAAGAATAATTTTCTACAACATTGTATATCTTTGTAgatgttaaaaatatatttagatcGTTCTCACAAATACAATTTATAATCCAAATTTTATATTCAACATCAGAACAATCTATGTGAATGACTAAAATTTTAACTTGATCATTATGTTATGTTCAAAGTATGAGTAATTCATGATTTgagcataataatttatttgtgcaTATAATTGTAATTCATTCGATAGATTTCCTTAGTagaatatttttacttaaatttaGAGTTTATAAcgtttttaaattatgtttCATTCAAGTTGAATAACAATAAAGGATCTTATAATTACGAAGATGTAATAAGTATGTATACTTATGATGATTTCCAAACGAAACATGAAGCTAAATtattgatttataaatattttaaagtattttatcaTAATGCTATTTAATACAATATCATCAacctatcaatattaaaatacaacattattttattttcaataatgaATTTTATGCATGTATGTAGTATATTTACTCGATTCGTTCTACTGAAATTCATTTGCGCACGATCACTCATATATCACAAGGTTTTCAATCATTCTACTTATTTTAATTCATCTAGTATCTACACCAACGTCTACGTAAACATGACTACTCGAACTAAAACGTCAATATTGGTATACAGCAACAAATTATGTAACAACattaattagtattttgtatataatattatttaaaattgtgcACCTGGTTCCGTATTCGATAACTAAGTATGGGTCCAGTTGGGAACGGTTTAGAGGGTCTCGTCGTCGCCTCCGCCCCGTGATTTGCTGTCCAGTCTTAATTCCGCTAGTCTTTGCCTGATGCTGTTTGGTCTGGAATTAATTTAAGGTGGCATAAAGTAGGTGACACAAAAAATAAAGTAGTTAAGGCTGTGCTGTAACAACCAAATctaacatgaaaataaaatactcttGCTCATCGAACTAACAACTGCCCACAATGGCAATATGGTATTCGCAATAGCCGCGTTGCAGTTCGGAACCACCACGCTTATTGATCGTATCTATCTAAGATTTACTAtttcctcagatcatagaagggatctTCTACTTCTGAACTCTAAAGAAGTCTGAACTCTTTTACAACCAGGTACGACTGTTTAGATTCTTGAAACTTCTTTTATCAGCATGTTATATTAGAACCTTGAAATTCAAGCAGCAGTGTATAGGTTGTTAATTATATTACCTGTCGGAGAAGTACGAGGTCACGACTTGGTCCGCCGAGACGGATTGCCGCTGGTATGCGCCAGCGCTCAAGTTGCTCTGTGGGATCTTGTATATGCGCACGCAACGCCCGCTGTTTTCTGGCAACACTGTGGAAGAACACAGTGCTATTAACAAAACATACAGCACCATTCGTATCCAGTCCAGGGTCAATGTTGGCCAAATTCTAAAAATTGAGAGACAAGTGCTAGATTTTGGTATAAAGTTTTAGGTTGTGGTCTCCTATAAACGCTGTATAAGTCAAGCCGTAAGCCGCGTCACAATGCTTACTATAGAATGTACTTGGTCTCTTTCTGACGTTGACGTCGAAAGGAACGTTTGACGCTGACGTTCGCCACGTATAGCGTTTAATAGGAGACGTAGGAGAACACGTAGGTAGGCTTgcaaaaagttttgaaaaatGAAACTTCCTAGCTAGAAAACTAAACTTTTGAAAGAAGgaaaattttatcgattttgtaaaaaaatattgagaatATGACCTTATCTTATACCAGTCAATGGTGTCATTagacattcatcatcatcatcaacagccctttacagtccactactggactatgagccttctccactatagtggagggttttgccataatccccacgcttggctggcgggttggagatcgcagtataaaagattgatgtttgtcagagagtgctgctgcccgttctctgtttgatgtgtagtccctaagtcgcctcttacgacacccgtgggaagagtaggggttggtgacaaatgtattctactctgccgtcaccacacggcataCATTCAGTGTAGTAATAATTACAGTACTAACCTTGAGGTGAACTGGGCGGCGAT is from Ostrinia nubilalis chromosome 2, ilOstNubi1.1, whole genome shotgun sequence and encodes:
- the LOC135080593 gene encoding large ribosomal subunit protein uL30m → MNRQLLKFINPLSTFTRSKGYRAPGGIRYPGGIVYYPRQPDHKDPEYTPSKLFRVERIKSTKNFPWWQKKILADMKIHEEGKVTIVKNIPENNMRLWKVKHLIKVTPITFPYGEPTKDDINYTILKENGQCIVMKTLEPAPKQIEALEEFHTDEKKMDSDTIKRDSRYKWNNAYNGGF
- the LOC135080583 gene encoding uncharacterized protein LOC135080583, with translation MKKVRFESPVRCCSQAMEDSECQSPRPFMERQEAVHPDLCYNYPRILPYSPDPFQRYECSNTSPYPVVPKTNVESINEHGPRWPSNDLELSMLDSSDHEPRHPPSYTKHQFTKHNVLNKPGNSHNTLGSSESPKVPFQVLSSIENTKVNKPVENLAQDNNFFIKRDNIQKIFSENINPLQTQMNRLSLSSENNPLSKKAELMRLASTQVSPMLDNQQKNIHEPMKPESTIPYECRCHHCVKIIQNAQHNLPDHLINRNQIQAHNHCPCLASTHNTYHCNYHMPVKPPTNTCQCKEMELFHKHQPQNAVDKKTWSIEKYEQNKNHDCMEVEKQNNVKEKREPTVSDLFKIIKLQNEQLQLLQEKVDKFISANNSKPDNVRQNCMTEQIALETVENQHKISIGVMTSFEMVRTSRVINKEIVTQTTDNAQIQCNRSQISIKEVVSTTQPVHLNFLDGIIPSERAAFSNREDNNSQSINCGAQYTENLNDDKTLNELSLYNVQVDNATTPLISPEQSLYLDVRDYSDSDSSSDDHSNVGWTYYNKVMTRVNGVLQDSEMPSSASALQRNTQQRVQMQIDKTNLSVTKRVKFGDDPLGIHQPHVRAASTDTSLKMNQLAAKYLSGGTFTPVLQPPPSLKPSAMPIDMSFATRNYMERHRLLHGTPHSSRSPPAGEMPRFLDITALKQQPKLL